A part of Xenopus tropicalis strain Nigerian chromosome 4, UCB_Xtro_10.0, whole genome shotgun sequence genomic DNA contains:
- the podn gene encoding podocan — MHPCTTFLLITWVLISIHEVYSQEEEYEYYVDVPVEEENNDVFKSLVNEMKPTFQTLLCPTDCKCSQEGAVVNCAGVDLREFPSNLPDIIIHLSLQNNQIEEIPPEDLTRLYKLETLNLQNNRLTSRGIPDDLFEHLEKLNYLYLANNKLSLAPRFLPSSLISADFAANNITKIYEMTFGHKPNLRSVYLHDNKLTDAGIPDNMFNRSNRVETLILSSNFLKYVPKNLPPALCKLHLQNNKLESIPSGAFSHLTDLRELYLLNNRLSNEGMDNETFTKLNKLEYLDLSSNNLTKIPSGLPRNIVILHLEKNSIRFISDNVLTQIRNLEYLLLHNNKLRAHGIHPGAFVGLKKLHTVHVYNNLLEKVPPGLPRRVKTLMLLHNQISSISKNDFATTYLLEDLNLSYNKIMSGNVHKEAFRKLRLLKTLELSGNNLKSVPYGLPKNLEILRLKDNDISSIPQDSLTGMIKLKEFYLSNNKLKLSSFYSGAWAELSSLQILDLSGNQLSYIPSDLPETLEYLYLQSNKIITVDDSAFESTPNIKGIFLRFNLLTAGSVKEGAFEGLEKLQVLDIENNLTKASRKKEKDTKQSEEEEEEELE, encoded by the exons ATGCATCCCTGTACTACGTTTCTGCTCATTACATGGGTATTGATCTCCATCCATGAGGTTTACAGCCAGGAGGAAGAGTATGAATACTATGTGGATGTTCCAGTTGAAGAAGAGAACAATGATGTTTTTAAAAGTCTTGTGAATGAGATGAAGCCGACCTTCCAAACACTGCTGTGTCCTACAGATTGCAAGTGCTCTCAGGAAGGGGCCGTGGTGAATTGTGCTGGAGTAGATCTGAGAGAGTTTCCTTCTAACCTTCCAGATATTATTATACATCTTTCTCTACAG AACAATCAAATTGAAGAGATTCCCCCAGAAGATCTCACCAGACTTTACAAGCTGGAGACCCTCAATCTACAAAACAACCGACTGACATCTCGAG GGATTCCTGATGACCTGTTTGAGCACCtggaaaaactgaattatttataCCTCGCAAACAACAAG ctgTCTCTGGCTCCCAGGTTCCTCCCAAGTTCACTGATCAGTGCAGATTTTGCAGCCAATAACATCACTAAAATTTATGAGATGACATTTGGGCATAAACCAAATTTACG GTCTGTTTATCTGCATGACAATAAGCTGACAGATGCTGGGATACCAGACAACATGTTTAACAGATCAAACCGCGTGGAGACTCTGATACTGTCCAGCAATTTCCTGAAGTACGTTCCAAAGAACTTGCCCCCTGCACTATGCAAACTGCACCTGCAG aaTAACAAACTGGAAAGTATTCCCTCAGGAGCATTCAGCCATCTGACAGACCTACGTGAGCTATATCTGCTCAACAATCGCCTCTCCAACGAAGGCATGGACAATGAAACATTCAC GAAACTAAATAAGCTTGAATACCTTGATCTCTCAAGCAATAACCTTACCAAAATACCAAGTGGGCTGCCACGTAATATTGTCATTCTTCATTTGGAAAAAAACTCCATCAGGTTTATCTCTGATAATGTTCTTACACAGATAAGAAACCTGGAATATCTTTTGCTTCACAACAACAAGCTGAGGGCCCATGGCATTCATCCTGGAGCTTTTGTAGGCCTTAAGAAGCTGCACACAGTGCACGTGTACAACAACCTTCTCGAGAAGGTCCCACCAGGTCTCCCACGCAGGGTGAAGACACTGATGCTCCTCCACAACCAGATCTCCAGCATTTCCAAAAATGACTTTGCTACTACATATTTGCTTGAGGATCTAAATTTGAGCTACAACAAAATAATGAGTGGTAATGTTCACAAGGAAGCCTTCCGTAAACTAAGGCTGCTCAAGACCCTGGAACTATCAGGAAACAACTTGAAGTCAGTACCCTATGGACTTCCAAAAAATCTGGAGATCCTGAGGTTGAAGGACAATGACATCAGCTCAATCCCTCAAGACAGTCTTACTGGAATGATAAAACTAAAAGAATTCTATCTGAGCAACAATAAACTAAAGTTAAGCTCTTTTTATTCTGGAGCTTGGGCAGAACTGAGCAGTCTTCAG ATACTTGATCTGTCAGGAAACCAGTTATCCTATATACCATCTGACTTGCCTGAGACCCTGGAGTATTTGTACCTTCAGAGTAACAAGATCATCACAGTTGATGACAGTGCCTTTGAATCCACTCCAAACATAAAGGGGATCTTTCTCAG GTTTAATTTGCTCACAGCTGGGTCAGTAAAGGAAGGAGCTTTTGAAGGACTGGAAAAACTACAAGTACTGGACATTGAGAACAACCTGACCAAAGcctcaaggaaaaaggaaaaagacaCTAAACAAAgtgaagaggaagaggaggaggaactGGAATAG